One Azospirillum sp. B510 genomic window carries:
- the mepA gene encoding penicillin-insensitive murein endopeptidase, which produces MGLRAFGGFARKTVAWKSVACIGLAVALLTSGGADAKSRKKKPTPIPAYATSVAWGAVTGPSLGAPRSIGGYAAGCIAGARALAPEGVGYQVIRLSRQRNYGHPVLVDMLRDFGQRVALAGLGTALIGDMGQARGGPMPSGHASHQIGLDADVWLRLDLPPMGRAGRERLEEIKYVDYDRMRVTDDWSDRQARLIQIAASDARVARIFVNPAIKLAMCQRNWSDRGFLNKLRPWHGHDSHMHIRLNCPAGSPLCEQQDAQPEGDGCGDELASWLDSASPAIEHPPGYKPEPRVVRKMPAACAAVLNAAGTRMASLPGTGAAADKTAR; this is translated from the coding sequence ATGGGGTTGCGCGCTTTTGGCGGGTTCGCCCGCAAGACGGTCGCTTGGAAGTCGGTCGCTTGCATCGGGCTGGCCGTTGCTTTGCTGACCTCTGGCGGGGCCGACGCCAAGTCGCGCAAGAAGAAGCCGACGCCGATCCCGGCCTATGCCACCAGCGTCGCCTGGGGTGCGGTCACCGGCCCCTCGCTGGGGGCGCCGCGATCCATCGGCGGTTACGCCGCCGGCTGCATCGCCGGGGCCCGCGCCCTGGCGCCGGAAGGCGTGGGCTATCAGGTGATCCGCCTGTCGCGCCAGCGCAACTATGGCCATCCGGTTCTGGTCGACATGCTCCGCGATTTCGGCCAGCGGGTGGCGCTCGCCGGGCTGGGCACCGCGCTGATCGGCGACATGGGGCAGGCGCGCGGCGGCCCGATGCCGTCCGGTCATGCCAGCCACCAGATCGGGCTGGACGCCGATGTCTGGCTGCGGCTGGACCTGCCGCCGATGGGCCGCGCCGGGCGCGAGCGGCTGGAGGAGATCAAATATGTCGATTACGACCGCATGCGGGTGACCGACGACTGGTCGGACCGGCAGGCCAGGCTGATCCAGATCGCCGCCAGCGACGCCCGCGTCGCCCGCATCTTCGTCAATCCGGCGATCAAGCTGGCGATGTGTCAGCGCAACTGGTCCGACCGCGGCTTTCTGAACAAGCTGCGGCCCTGGCATGGCCATGACAGCCACATGCATATCCGCCTGAACTGTCCGGCCGGCAGCCCGCTGTGCGAGCAGCAGGACGCCCAGCCCGAAGGCGACGGCTGCGGCGACGAGCTGGCTTCGTGGCTGGACAGCGCCTCTCCCGCGATCGAACATCCGCCGGGTTACAAGCCCGAACCGCGGGTGGTCCGCAAGATGCCGGCGGCCTGCGCCGCCGTGCTGAACGCGGCGGGCACGCGCATGGCCTCCCTGCCGGGGACGGGGGCGGCGGCCGACAAGACGGCGCGGTGA
- the rplU gene encoding 50S ribosomal protein L21, translated as MFAVIRTGGKQYKVANGDVIRVEKLEADAGASITLDDVLMVGDAGNTTIGTPTVAGASVVAEVVAQDRGPKIIVFKKKRRQNYRRKNGHRQDLTVLRITGINGAA; from the coding sequence ATGTTTGCAGTGATCCGCACCGGCGGCAAGCAGTACAAGGTCGCCAATGGCGACGTGATCCGTGTTGAGAAGCTCGAGGCCGATGCTGGCGCCTCCATCACGCTCGATGACGTGCTGATGGTCGGCGACGCAGGCAACACCACCATTGGCACCCCGACCGTGGCCGGCGCCTCGGTCGTCGCCGAGGTCGTCGCCCAGGATCGCGGCCCGAAGATCATCGTCTTCAAGAAGAAGCGCCGCCAGAACTACCGCCGTAAGAACGGCCACCGCCAGGACCTGACCGTCCTGCGCATCACCGGCATCAACGGCGCGGCCTGA
- the phaR gene encoding polyhydroxyalkanoate synthesis repressor PhaR codes for MADKEDQKSAPITIKKYANRRLYNTATSSYVTLDHLCQMVKDGLDFVVYDAKTGEDITRSVLTQIIVEEESKGQNLLPISFLRQLIGFYGDNMQSVVPRYLEYSMQAFSRNQEQMRDYFQNTLGGMFPFGRLDEVSKQNMAMFERAMRIFTPFGAAGATDEAPGGQRPANPATAPTPAATAGATFDELQKQIDELQKQIASIASPGGKSDTK; via the coding sequence ATGGCCGACAAGGAAGACCAGAAGTCCGCTCCGATCACGATCAAGAAGTACGCCAACCGGCGGCTCTACAACACCGCGACCAGCAGCTATGTCACGCTGGACCACCTCTGCCAGATGGTGAAGGACGGGCTAGATTTCGTGGTCTATGACGCGAAGACGGGCGAGGACATCACCCGCTCCGTGCTGACCCAGATCATCGTGGAGGAGGAAAGCAAGGGCCAGAACCTGCTGCCGATCAGCTTCCTGCGCCAGTTGATCGGCTTCTACGGCGACAACATGCAGTCGGTGGTCCCGCGCTATCTGGAATATTCGATGCAGGCCTTCTCGCGCAATCAGGAGCAGATGCGCGATTATTTCCAGAACACGCTGGGCGGCATGTTCCCATTCGGCCGGCTGGACGAGGTCAGCAAGCAGAACATGGCGATGTTCGAACGCGCCATGCGCATCTTCACGCCCTTCGGCGCCGCCGGCGCCACGGACGAGGCCCCCGGCGGACAACGCCCGGCCAACCCGGCGACCGCCCCGACGCCCGCCGCCACGGCCGGCGCCACCTTCGACGAATTGCAGAAGCAGATCGACGAGTTGCAGAAGCAGATCGCCAGCATCGCCAGCCCGGGCGGCAAGTCGGATACGAAGTGA
- the obgE gene encoding GTPase ObgE: MKFLDQAKVFLKSGDGGPGAVAFRREKFIEFGGPDGGDGGRGGDVIIEAADGLNTLIDYRYKQHFKAQRGHHGMGSNRNGARGEDVVLRVPVGTQILDETQETVLCDLTEAGQRRVFLRGGDGGHGNAHFKTPTNRAPRKFHPGWPGQEQWVWLRLKLIADAGLLGLPNAGKSTFLAATTAAKPKIADYPFTTLAPNLGVVRAGDEEFVIADIPGLIEGAHEGHGLGDRFLGHVERSRILLHLIDGTADDVVASYRTIRNELEAYGGNLADKLEVIGLNKADALLDEEIEEKKAALEEASGAEVMVLSGATGQGVKQVLYRLLTVIKDSKAEEPDVIHAPATRSIPRPPVGQKLPDDGEMQWDDETGEWVGGEDEGFEDEEFEEDDLEEGALEEGEELAGEEAEGLEEDLDGDGAEGEEDGSDDDTDGTSRHGA, encoded by the coding sequence ATGAAGTTTCTCGATCAGGCCAAGGTGTTCTTGAAGAGCGGTGACGGCGGCCCCGGCGCCGTGGCGTTCCGCCGCGAGAAATTCATCGAGTTCGGCGGCCCGGACGGCGGCGACGGCGGCCGCGGCGGCGATGTGATCATCGAGGCGGCGGACGGGCTGAACACGCTGATCGACTATCGCTACAAGCAGCATTTCAAGGCGCAGCGCGGCCATCACGGCATGGGCAGCAACCGCAACGGCGCGCGCGGCGAGGATGTCGTGCTGCGCGTGCCGGTGGGCACCCAGATCCTCGACGAGACCCAGGAAACCGTGCTGTGCGACCTGACCGAGGCCGGGCAGCGCCGGGTCTTCCTGCGCGGCGGCGACGGCGGGCACGGCAACGCCCACTTCAAGACGCCGACCAACCGGGCGCCCCGCAAGTTCCATCCCGGCTGGCCGGGCCAGGAGCAGTGGGTGTGGCTGCGGCTGAAACTGATCGCCGACGCCGGCCTGCTGGGCTTGCCCAACGCCGGCAAATCGACCTTCCTGGCGGCGACCACCGCGGCCAAGCCGAAGATCGCCGACTATCCCTTCACCACGCTGGCCCCCAATCTGGGCGTCGTCCGCGCCGGTGACGAGGAATTCGTCATCGCCGACATCCCCGGCCTGATCGAGGGCGCGCACGAGGGTCATGGGCTGGGCGACCGCTTCCTCGGCCATGTCGAACGCTCGCGCATCCTGCTGCACCTGATCGACGGCACCGCCGACGACGTCGTCGCCTCCTACCGGACGATCCGCAACGAGCTGGAAGCCTATGGCGGCAATCTTGCCGACAAGCTGGAGGTGATCGGTCTGAACAAGGCCGACGCCCTGCTCGACGAGGAGATCGAGGAGAAGAAGGCGGCGCTGGAGGAGGCGTCGGGCGCCGAGGTCATGGTGCTGTCCGGCGCCACCGGCCAGGGCGTGAAGCAGGTGCTGTACCGGCTGCTGACGGTCATCAAGGACTCCAAGGCGGAGGAGCCCGACGTCATCCACGCCCCCGCCACCCGCTCCATCCCGCGCCCGCCGGTGGGCCAGAAGCTGCCCGACGACGGCGAGATGCAATGGGACGACGAGACCGGCGAGTGGGTCGGCGGCGAAGACGAGGGGTTCGAGGACGAGGAGTTCGAGGAAGACGACCTTGAAGAGGGCGCCCTTGAAGAGGGTGAGGAGCTGGCGGGCGAAGAGGCCGAGGGCCTTGAGGAGGATCTTGACGGCGACGGGGCGGAGGGCGAAGAGGACGGCTCGGACGACGATACGGACGGAACCTCCCGCCATGGCGCTTGA
- the rpmA gene encoding 50S ribosomal protein L27: MAHKKAGGSSRNGRDSAGRRLGVKRFGGETVVSGNIIVRQRGTKFHPGENVGLGRDHTIFAMADGQVYFKHSSNGRTFVNVVPANDQVPAVAAE, from the coding sequence ATGGCACACAAAAAGGCAGGCGGCTCGTCCCGCAACGGCCGTGACTCCGCCGGTCGCCGTCTCGGCGTGAAGCGTTTCGGCGGCGAGACCGTCGTCTCCGGCAACATCATCGTCCGTCAGCGTGGCACCAAGTTCCACCCGGGCGAGAATGTCGGCCTCGGCCGCGACCACACCATCTTCGCGATGGCCGATGGTCAGGTCTACTTCAAGCACAGCTCGAACGGCCGCACCTTCGTGAACGTCGTTCCGGCCAACGACCAGGTTCCGGCCGTCGCTGCCGAGTAA
- a CDS encoding Hsp20 family protein — translation MRSYDLSPLFRSTVGFDSLSRLLETATTGDEAASYPPYNIEKLSGDSYRITMAVAGFGQDDLDITAHQNSLTVTGKARKDGPTGQFLYRGIAGRAFERRFQLADFIKVTGAALQNGLLHIELAREVPEAMKPRSIPIVSAAGNGAVEVETPAPAPALTQRAA, via the coding sequence ATGCGCAGCTACGACCTTTCGCCGCTGTTCCGTTCCACCGTCGGTTTCGACAGCCTGTCGCGTCTGCTGGAGACCGCGACCACCGGTGACGAGGCGGCGTCCTATCCGCCCTACAACATCGAGAAGCTGAGCGGGGATTCGTATCGGATCACCATGGCCGTCGCCGGCTTCGGTCAGGATGATCTCGACATCACCGCCCACCAGAACTCTTTGACCGTCACGGGTAAAGCTAGGAAGGACGGGCCGACCGGCCAATTCCTCTACCGGGGTATCGCCGGCCGCGCGTTCGAGCGCCGCTTTCAGCTCGCCGATTTCATCAAGGTGACGGGTGCCGCTCTTCAGAATGGCCTCCTGCACATCGAGCTGGCGCGCGAGGTACCCGAAGCGATGAAGCCGCGGAGCATTCCGATCGTCAGCGCCGCCGGCAATGGCGCGGTCGAGGTCGAGACCCCCGCCCCGGCTCCCGCCCTGACCCAGCGGGCGGCCTGA
- a CDS encoding DUF1465 family protein, whose translation MTSHTFFFNGPYDETMALLIEARNYIAYHDASEHRKLPPQVRLQISYESMRVTSRLTQVMAWLLAQKAVHAGEMTKEQAASDDFALSGGEICSDPSGPDNEELPSGLRSLLERSHSLYMRVDRLDAMVRADVEREAAAVG comes from the coding sequence ATGACTTCGCATACCTTCTTCTTCAACGGTCCCTATGACGAGACGATGGCGCTCTTGATCGAGGCGCGCAATTACATCGCCTATCATGATGCGTCCGAACATCGGAAGCTGCCTCCGCAGGTCCGTTTGCAGATTTCCTATGAATCCATGCGGGTGACCAGCCGTCTGACCCAGGTGATGGCGTGGCTGCTGGCGCAGAAGGCGGTCCATGCCGGCGAGATGACAAAGGAACAGGCGGCGAGCGACGATTTCGCCCTGTCCGGCGGCGAGATCTGTTCCGATCCCAGCGGTCCCGACAACGAGGAACTGCCGTCCGGCCTGCGCAGCCTGCTGGAGCGCAGCCACAGCCTTTATATGCGGGTCGACCGGCTCGACGCCATGGTCCGCGCCGATGTGGAGCGCGAGGCGGCGGCGGTTGGCTGA
- a CDS encoding methyltransferase domain-containing protein → MTDKDGTSGHGPSLKTRLYAWWEGYDLSGLKAKKGDGATPQPEQPQPSGGPGPGMNRWGKPLWTATRIEVAEKMWGEGFNTPGGADHIPYLVKPLGLNPAMSVLDLAAGLGGTSRTMAGKYGCWVTGLEASELLAKEGMVRSFKMGLEKKAPIETFNPEHFGYPKRVDAIVYKEGLFFVRDKEQMFDGMELALKPRGHLLITDYIAETEVMDAKAIQIWCEKEPLTPNLWPKERMANAFAQRNLDLRIAEDITDTHRGLILSAIQGLVDHLEKFQLDMPTKLAVMEEVELWARRVAAIEAGVRVYRFYAIKPAE, encoded by the coding sequence ATGACCGACAAGGACGGAACCTCCGGGCATGGACCGAGCCTGAAGACACGCCTTTACGCGTGGTGGGAAGGCTACGATCTGTCCGGCCTGAAGGCGAAGAAGGGTGATGGGGCGACGCCTCAGCCGGAGCAGCCGCAGCCTTCGGGCGGCCCGGGCCCCGGCATGAACCGCTGGGGCAAGCCGCTATGGACCGCCACCCGCATCGAAGTGGCCGAGAAGATGTGGGGCGAGGGCTTCAACACTCCCGGCGGTGCCGATCACATCCCCTATCTGGTCAAGCCGCTGGGCCTCAACCCGGCGATGAGCGTGCTGGATCTGGCGGCCGGGCTGGGGGGCACCAGCCGCACCATGGCCGGCAAATACGGCTGTTGGGTCACCGGGCTGGAGGCGTCGGAACTGCTGGCGAAGGAGGGCATGGTCCGCTCCTTCAAGATGGGGCTGGAGAAGAAGGCGCCGATCGAAACCTTCAATCCCGAGCATTTCGGCTATCCCAAGCGTGTCGACGCCATCGTCTACAAGGAAGGCCTGTTCTTCGTCCGCGACAAGGAGCAGATGTTCGACGGGATGGAACTGGCGCTGAAGCCGCGCGGACATCTGCTGATCACCGACTACATCGCCGAAACCGAGGTGATGGACGCCAAGGCGATCCAGATCTGGTGCGAAAAGGAGCCGCTGACGCCGAACCTGTGGCCCAAGGAGCGCATGGCCAACGCCTTTGCCCAGCGCAATCTGGACCTGCGCATCGCCGAGGACATCACCGACACCCATCGCGGCCTGATCCTGTCCGCCATCCAGGGGCTGGTCGATCATCTGGAGAAATTCCAGCTCGACATGCCGACCAAGCTGGCGGTGATGGAGGAGGTCGAGTTGTGGGCCCGCCGCGTCGCCGCCATCGAGGCCGGCGTGCGGGTCTATCGTTTCTATGCGATCAAGCCGGCGGAATAG
- a CDS encoding glutathionylspermidine synthase family protein: MRRTTTKPRADWRPGLRKYPYGVRAMSAGAGWREDALYEFTASQIDLIESVADELHSMIAVAVRHVMDHKLFAPLGIRGDLARILEASWADYWAGGRRNERAGGLAGRLTLAYDGRDSVKLLGCNYDTCEGLFAASMIQRNWREAMAPDASQFNGLHEALVERWEELASDLPGRGRMHATCATPDPVREGELVYLAATAAEAGIDTRLLPLHAIAWDGRRFLDDEGQPISWLAKLYPWDGLADDGFLQRLRSSGMSVLSPLWCWLWSNHGLLAVLSHLYPRHPNLCRAALDPSGVAGADLVSVRALYGLDAAPTRILEHGTVIADDGPDMGQDVATHGAVWLETPPCFREEDTRAILHAWIVGDKCLGMAVRESADPRLGAGVGPDSAMIPHLFRS, encoded by the coding sequence ATGCGCAGGACGACGACCAAGCCGCGGGCCGACTGGCGCCCGGGTCTCCGCAAATATCCCTATGGGGTGCGTGCCATGTCGGCCGGGGCCGGTTGGCGCGAGGACGCCCTCTATGAGTTCACCGCCTCGCAGATCGATCTGATCGAGAGCGTGGCCGACGAACTGCACAGCATGATCGCCGTCGCCGTGCGTCATGTGATGGATCACAAGCTGTTCGCCCCGCTCGGCATCCGTGGTGATCTGGCCCGCATCCTGGAGGCGTCCTGGGCCGATTACTGGGCTGGCGGGCGGCGCAACGAGCGCGCGGGCGGCCTGGCCGGGCGGCTGACGCTGGCCTATGACGGGCGCGACAGCGTCAAGTTGCTGGGCTGCAACTACGACACCTGCGAAGGCTTGTTCGCCGCCTCGATGATTCAGCGCAACTGGCGCGAGGCGATGGCGCCCGACGCCAGCCAGTTCAACGGTCTGCATGAGGCGTTGGTCGAGCGCTGGGAGGAGTTGGCGTCCGACCTGCCCGGCCGTGGGCGCATGCATGCGACCTGCGCCACCCCCGACCCGGTGCGCGAGGGCGAACTGGTCTATCTCGCCGCCACCGCGGCGGAGGCCGGCATCGACACCCGTCTGCTGCCGCTCCACGCCATCGCCTGGGACGGCCGCCGATTCCTCGACGACGAGGGGCAGCCGATCTCCTGGCTGGCCAAGCTTTATCCCTGGGACGGGCTGGCCGATGACGGCTTCCTTCAGCGGCTGCGCAGCAGCGGCATGAGCGTGCTGTCACCCTTGTGGTGCTGGCTGTGGTCCAACCATGGGCTGCTGGCGGTTCTCTCCCATCTGTATCCGCGCCACCCCAACCTGTGCCGTGCCGCGCTCGACCCCAGCGGTGTGGCCGGTGCCGATCTGGTGAGCGTCCGCGCCCTGTATGGGCTGGATGCCGCGCCGACCCGCATCCTGGAGCATGGGACGGTGATTGCCGACGACGGCCCGGACATGGGACAGGATGTCGCCACCCATGGCGCGGTCTGGCTGGAAACCCCACCCTGTTTCCGCGAGGAGGACACGCGCGCGATCCTGCACGCCTGGATCGTCGGCGACAAATGCCTGGGCATGGCGGTGCGGGAATCGGCCGATCCGCGCCTGGGGGCCGGTGTCGGTCCGGACTCGGCGATGATCCCGCACCTGTTCAGGAGCTGA
- the rpmE gene encoding 50S ribosomal protein L31, whose translation MKTDIHPDYHEITVVMTDGSSFTTRSTMGKPGDTLRLDIDPKSHPAWTGVQKLLDTGGQIAKFNKRFANFGLKK comes from the coding sequence ATGAAGACTGACATCCATCCCGACTATCACGAGATCACCGTGGTCATGACCGACGGCAGCTCGTTCACGACCCGCTCCACCATGGGCAAGCCGGGCGACACGCTGCGCCTCGACATCGACCCGAAGTCGCACCCGGCCTGGACCGGCGTGCAGAAGCTGCTGGACACCGGCGGGCAGATCGCCAAGTTCAACAAGCGCTTCGCGAACTTCGGCCTCAAGAAGTAA
- a CDS encoding ABC transporter transmembrane domain-containing protein, protein MARQPSPDLIAASARGEADARRRDLGPLRRLVPFLLPYKWRILGAMVALTVAAGTVLGMGQGMRVLIDQGFAGGDTSLLDRALLVLLAVIALMAASTYGRFYLVSWIGERVVADIRRAVYDHVLTLSPGFFETTKTGEILSRLTTDTTLLQVVVGSSASIALRNALLFLGGTGMLLVTSPKLTGLVALVVPLVVAPIVFFGRRVRKLSRDSQDRIADVGSFVEETLAAIRTVQAFTHEAIDRRLFGERVEQAFGVAIDRVRVRAVMTVIVIVLVFGAVGIILWIGGHDVVAGRLTPGQLSAFVIYSVVVAGSVGAISEVIGDLQRAAGATERLFGLLAVLSEIRPPAVPKPLPRPAAGALSFDGVRFHYPSRPDWAALEDFSLEVKPGERVALVGPSGAGKSTVFQLLLRYYDPQAGWVRLDGVDVREADPVEVRRRLGLVAQDPVVFSANAWENIRYGRPEASDAEVRAAAEAAHALDFLDALPEGFGTFLGEKGVRLSGGQRQRLAIARAILRDPPVLLLDEATSALDAESERMVQDALDRLMHGRTTLIVAHRLATVLTADRIVVMDQGCVVETGTHGELVAQGGLYARLAALQFDRADGVA, encoded by the coding sequence GTGGCTCGCCAACCCTCCCCCGACCTGATCGCCGCCTCCGCCCGCGGCGAGGCGGATGCCCGCCGCCGCGACCTCGGTCCCCTGCGCCGGCTGGTGCCGTTCCTGCTTCCCTACAAATGGCGCATCCTGGGTGCCATGGTGGCGCTGACCGTGGCCGCCGGCACCGTGCTGGGCATGGGGCAGGGGATGCGGGTGCTGATCGACCAGGGTTTCGCCGGCGGCGACACCTCGCTGCTCGACCGGGCGCTGCTGGTGTTGCTGGCGGTGATCGCGCTGATGGCGGCCTCCACCTATGGCCGCTTCTATCTGGTCAGCTGGATCGGCGAGCGGGTGGTGGCCGACATCCGCCGCGCCGTCTACGACCATGTGCTGACCCTGTCGCCCGGCTTCTTCGAGACGACCAAGACCGGCGAGATCCTGTCGCGCCTGACCACCGACACCACGCTGTTGCAGGTGGTGGTCGGGTCGTCGGCCTCCATCGCGCTGCGCAACGCGCTGCTGTTCCTGGGCGGCACCGGCATGCTGCTGGTCACCTCGCCCAAGCTGACCGGGCTGGTGGCGCTGGTGGTTCCGCTGGTGGTGGCGCCCATCGTCTTCTTCGGCCGGCGGGTACGCAAGCTGTCGCGCGACAGCCAGGACCGCATCGCCGATGTCGGCTCCTTCGTCGAGGAGACGCTGGCCGCCATCCGCACCGTCCAGGCCTTCACCCATGAGGCCATCGACCGGAGGCTGTTCGGCGAGCGGGTGGAGCAGGCGTTCGGTGTCGCCATCGACCGGGTGCGGGTGCGGGCGGTGATGACGGTGATCGTCATCGTGCTGGTGTTCGGCGCCGTCGGCATCATCCTGTGGATCGGCGGGCATGACGTGGTCGCCGGACGTCTGACGCCGGGTCAACTGTCGGCCTTCGTCATCTATTCGGTGGTGGTCGCCGGATCGGTCGGCGCCATCAGCGAGGTGATCGGCGACCTGCAACGCGCCGCTGGTGCTACCGAGCGTCTGTTCGGCCTGCTCGCCGTCTTGTCGGAGATCCGCCCCCCGGCGGTGCCGAAGCCGTTGCCCCGCCCGGCGGCGGGGGCGCTGTCCTTCGACGGCGTCCGCTTCCATTACCCGTCGCGTCCCGACTGGGCGGCGCTGGAAGACTTCTCGCTGGAGGTGAAACCGGGTGAGCGGGTGGCGCTGGTCGGCCCGTCCGGCGCCGGCAAATCGACGGTGTTCCAACTGCTGCTGCGCTATTACGACCCGCAGGCCGGCTGGGTGCGGCTCGACGGGGTCGATGTGCGCGAGGCCGACCCGGTGGAGGTGCGCCGCCGCCTCGGCCTCGTCGCCCAGGACCCGGTGGTCTTCTCCGCCAACGCCTGGGAGAATATCCGTTACGGCCGTCCCGAGGCATCGGATGCCGAGGTGCGCGCCGCCGCCGAGGCCGCCCATGCGCTGGACTTCCTCGATGCGCTGCCGGAGGGGTTCGGCACCTTCCTCGGCGAAAAGGGCGTGCGGTTGTCGGGCGGCCAGCGCCAGCGTCTGGCCATCGCCCGCGCCATCCTGCGCGACCCGCCGGTCCTGCTGCTGGACGAGGCGACCAGCGCGCTCGACGCCGAGAGCGAGCGGATGGTGCAGGACGCGCTCGACCGGCTGATGCATGGCCGCACCACGCTGATCGTCGCCCACCGGCTGGCGACGGTGCTGACCGCCGACCGCATCGTCGTGATGGACCAGGGCTGCGTGGTGGAGACCGGCACCCATGGCGAGCTGGTGGCGCAGGGCGGGCTCTATGCCAGGCTGGCGGCGTTGCAGTTCGACCGGGCGGACGGGGTGGCGTAG
- a CDS encoding ABC transporter permease, with product MARISAGRLMAVMVKEFIQMRRDRLTFAMMVGVPILQLILFGFAINADPKSLPTAVLAADSSPFARTLVAAMGNSRYFAVTRSAASEAEIDRLLAEGEVQFAITIPAGFARDLQRGTRPVLLVEADATDPAATSNALSALTAIARQALNPDLTGPLAGLRAGPDPVELRVHRRYNPEGITQYNVVPGLMGVVLTMTMVMMTALAVTRERERGTMETLLAMPVRPFEVMLGKIVPFVAVGYVQVLLIVLAARLLFDVPIVGSLGLLSAVLILFIAANLAVGFTFSTLARNQLQAMQMSFFFFLPSMLLSGFMFPFRGMPGWAQAVGELLPLTHFLRIVRGILLKGNGMTEIASEVLALALFLAVVTVVALKRYRQTLD from the coding sequence ATGGCGCGGATATCGGCGGGCCGCCTGATGGCGGTGATGGTGAAGGAATTCATCCAGATGCGGCGTGACCGGCTGACCTTCGCCATGATGGTGGGGGTGCCGATCCTGCAACTGATCCTGTTCGGCTTCGCCATCAACGCCGACCCCAAATCCCTGCCGACCGCGGTGCTGGCCGCCGATTCCAGCCCCTTCGCCCGGACGCTGGTCGCGGCGATGGGGAATTCCCGCTATTTCGCCGTCACCCGATCCGCCGCGTCGGAGGCCGAGATCGACCGGCTGCTGGCGGAGGGGGAGGTGCAGTTCGCCATCACCATTCCCGCCGGCTTCGCCCGCGACCTCCAGCGCGGCACCCGCCCGGTGCTGCTGGTGGAGGCCGACGCCACCGACCCGGCGGCGACCAGCAACGCCCTGTCGGCGCTGACCGCCATCGCCCGTCAGGCGCTGAACCCCGACCTGACCGGGCCGTTGGCGGGCCTGCGCGCCGGGCCCGATCCGGTGGAGCTGCGCGTTCACCGCCGCTACAACCCGGAGGGCATCACCCAATACAATGTCGTGCCCGGCCTGATGGGGGTGGTGCTGACCATGACCATGGTGATGATGACGGCGCTCGCCGTCACCCGCGAGCGGGAACGCGGGACCATGGAAACCCTGCTGGCCATGCCGGTCCGCCCCTTCGAGGTGATGCTGGGCAAGATCGTGCCCTTCGTCGCCGTCGGCTATGTCCAGGTGCTGCTGATCGTGCTGGCGGCGCGGCTGCTGTTCGACGTGCCCATCGTCGGCAGCCTGGGACTGTTGTCGGCGGTGCTGATCCTGTTCATCGCCGCCAACCTCGCCGTCGGCTTCACCTTCTCGACGCTGGCGCGCAACCAGTTGCAGGCGATGCAGATGTCCTTCTTCTTCTTCCTGCCGTCGATGCTGCTGTCCGGCTTCATGTTTCCGTTCCGCGGCATGCCCGGCTGGGCCCAGGCGGTGGGCGAACTGCTGCCGCTGACCCATTTCCTGCGCATCGTCCGCGGCATCCTGCTGAAGGGCAACGGGATGACGGAGATCGCGTCGGAGGTGCTGGCGCTGGCCCTGTTCCTGGCGGTGGTCACGGTGGTGGCGCTGAAACGCTATCGCCAGACGCTGGATTGA